Proteins encoded within one genomic window of Acidithiobacillus sp. AMEEHan:
- a CDS encoding YggS family pyridoxal phosphate-dependent enzyme, with protein MDLAPRLQQLQQEIQGDVPCRLLAVSKTVPAERIRAAYALGLHHFGENYLQEALAKMAALADLKISWHFIGRIQRNKTREIARHFDWVESIDRSILVERLDRERAGLPPLQVLIEVAISGEKDKGGCTKEDIFPLAEQIVACDNLRLRGLMALVHPTPGEARKNFAQMREFYEQLRGRFTDQQIDTLSMGTSGDYPEALAHGATEIRLGTALFGGRPKE; from the coding sequence ATGGACCTTGCACCACGCCTACAGCAACTTCAACAAGAGATTCAGGGCGATGTGCCCTGCCGCCTGCTGGCGGTCAGCAAAACGGTGCCTGCTGAGCGTATACGTGCCGCCTACGCACTGGGCCTGCACCATTTTGGGGAAAATTACTTGCAGGAGGCCCTGGCCAAGATGGCGGCCCTGGCGGACCTGAAAATTTCTTGGCATTTCATTGGCCGCATCCAGCGCAACAAAACCCGCGAGATCGCTCGGCATTTTGACTGGGTAGAGAGCATCGACCGCAGCATTCTGGTCGAGCGTCTGGATCGCGAGCGGGCCGGACTCCCACCCCTCCAGGTCTTGATCGAGGTTGCCATCAGCGGCGAGAAGGACAAGGGGGGCTGCACGAAAGAGGACATTTTCCCCTTGGCGGAGCAGATCGTCGCCTGCGACAATCTTCGGTTACGCGGCCTGATGGCTCTGGTGCATCCAACTCCCGGCGAGGCCCGCAAAAATTTTGCGCAGATGCGGGAATTCTATGAACAATTGCGGGGACGATTTACCGATCAGCAGATCGACACCCTTTCCATGGGCACCTCAGGCGACTATCCTGAAGCCCTAGCCCATGGGGCAACGGAAATTCGACTGGGCACCGCGCTGTTTGGCGGCCGCCCCAAGGAGTAA
- the proC gene encoding pyrroline-5-carboxylate reductase translates to MQQQIIFLGAGNMARALIAGLCNDGFPAQQIQVHAPHPERRDALAAEFGVHSRSAEPCPLPPEAVVVYAAKPKQMRAILTAWAYELRAARVLLISVAAGVRLASIQALVPEVDVVRVMPNTPTQIGAGASTLYAPAELGAARRRQAEQLVQSTGLAEWLPDEESMDMATALAGSGPAYVFLLLEALEDAAVAGGLYRDQARRLAIATLRGAAELAQQSGLAPALLRHQVTSPGGTTAAAVAAWEEGLRPLAKRALDAASQRSRELAALLAKEL, encoded by the coding sequence TTGCAGCAGCAGATCATTTTTCTCGGCGCGGGCAACATGGCCCGAGCCCTCATCGCCGGCCTCTGCAATGATGGTTTCCCTGCGCAGCAGATTCAGGTACATGCTCCCCATCCCGAACGCCGCGACGCCTTGGCTGCGGAATTCGGGGTTCACAGCCGCAGCGCCGAGCCTTGTCCCCTGCCGCCAGAAGCCGTGGTCGTATATGCCGCCAAGCCCAAACAGATGCGGGCCATACTCACTGCCTGGGCGTACGAGCTGCGCGCTGCCCGAGTCTTGTTGATCTCGGTTGCTGCTGGCGTGCGCCTCGCCTCCATACAGGCGCTGGTACCGGAAGTCGACGTCGTCCGGGTCATGCCCAATACCCCCACGCAGATTGGCGCTGGTGCGAGCACTCTCTATGCGCCAGCGGAGCTGGGCGCCGCGCGGCGACGACAGGCTGAACAACTGGTGCAGAGCACCGGGCTGGCAGAGTGGCTGCCCGACGAGGAAAGCATGGACATGGCCACCGCCCTTGCCGGAAGTGGCCCAGCCTACGTCTTTCTGTTGCTGGAAGCATTGGAAGACGCCGCGGTGGCTGGCGGACTGTACCGTGATCAGGCCCGCCGTCTGGCGATTGCCACTCTGCGCGGGGCAGCGGAACTCGCGCAGCAGAGCGGGCTGGCACCGGCCTTGCTCCGCCACCAGGTCACCAGTCCCGGCGGGACGACGGCGGCGGCTGTCGCGGCCTGGGAAGAGGGTCTACGCCCCCTCGCCAAACGTGCCTTGGACGCCGCCAGCCAGCGCAGTCGGGAGCTCGCGGCACTCCTGGCCAAAGAGCTCTGA
- a CDS encoding YggT family protein, with product MLLFDLYRLLEFALTLLFWAIFLRAILSWVQPNPYNPVVRFLDRVTDPILRPLQQHLPPLGGIDLSPLVAMLLIEAAKMLLPRLLFGGF from the coding sequence ATGCTACTTTTCGATCTCTACCGCCTGCTGGAATTTGCCCTGACCCTGCTATTCTGGGCCATTTTCCTCCGCGCCATCCTGTCTTGGGTGCAACCCAACCCCTACAATCCAGTGGTGCGCTTTCTCGACCGCGTGACCGATCCCATCCTGCGCCCACTGCAGCAACATCTGCCGCCTCTCGGCGGAATCGATCTCAGCCCGCTGGTGGCGATGCTCCTCATCGAGGCAGCAAAAATGCTTCTGCCACGCCTGCTCTTTGGCGGTTTCTAG
- the bioB gene encoding biotin synthase BioB: MTQPSLEEILELFSLPFNDLLFRAQQVHREHFTPNAVQCSTLLSIKTGACPEDCGYCAQSVHHEAKLPVTPLMPLADVLAAAQAAKDAGAQRFCMGAAWRSPHERDLEKVAEMVQAVKDLGLETCVTLGMLKPGQAERLQAAGLDYYNHNLDTSPEFYGEVIHTRSYAERLETLEAVRNAGIKVCSGGILGMGESRRDRARLLQSLAALEPAPESIPINALVPIAGTPLAEAEPIDEIEFVRTIAVARILFPKSYVRLAAGREKMSDALQALAFLAGANSIFLGDRLLTTNNASSDHDAGLFAKLGLQAAPY, from the coding sequence ATGACTCAACCCTCCCTGGAAGAAATTCTCGAACTCTTCTCCCTCCCCTTCAACGATCTCCTTTTTCGCGCGCAGCAGGTGCATCGAGAGCACTTCACGCCGAATGCCGTGCAATGTTCCACGTTGCTGTCGATCAAGACCGGTGCCTGCCCAGAGGACTGCGGCTACTGCGCGCAAAGCGTGCATCATGAGGCCAAACTGCCGGTTACCCCGCTGATGCCCCTGGCGGACGTGCTTGCTGCCGCACAAGCTGCCAAGGATGCGGGGGCACAACGTTTCTGCATGGGAGCGGCCTGGCGCAGCCCGCATGAACGGGACCTGGAGAAAGTGGCGGAGATGGTGCAGGCAGTGAAGGACCTGGGCCTCGAAACCTGTGTCACTTTAGGGATGCTCAAGCCCGGTCAGGCGGAGCGCCTGCAGGCGGCCGGTCTGGACTACTACAACCACAATCTCGATACCTCGCCAGAGTTCTATGGCGAGGTGATTCACACGCGCAGCTACGCGGAACGTCTGGAAACCCTGGAGGCGGTGCGCAACGCCGGAATCAAAGTCTGCAGTGGCGGAATCCTGGGTATGGGAGAAAGTCGGCGTGACCGCGCCCGCCTGCTGCAAAGCCTGGCCGCTCTGGAGCCGGCGCCGGAAAGCATTCCCATCAACGCCCTGGTGCCCATTGCCGGTACTCCTCTCGCCGAAGCCGAACCCATCGACGAGATTGAATTCGTGCGCACCATTGCCGTAGCGCGCATTCTATTTCCCAAAAGTTACGTGCGCTTGGCCGCCGGTCGGGAAAAGATGAGTGACGCATTACAGGCATTGGCCTTTCTGGCCGGCGCCAACAGTATTTTCTTGGGAGATCGTCTGCTGACAACCAACAATGCCAGCAGCGATCACGACGCAGGTCTCTTCGCCAAATTAGGACTGCAAGCAGCGCCCTACTGA
- a CDS encoding acyloxyacyl hydrolase translates to MLAFAPFASAEGLHVIQSGPAYLSAGVGVFNGVGIHPISGPNPRVPEINVEYQSASKLFGIGAVWGLMANTRGGFMGYTGFYSDIAWDRWVLTPVLGFGGYDAGKNGKDLGSIFEFRLELGLAYQFANGGRLGVKIAHISNAYIVSQDPGENEALVTYSFPLSFGDQ, encoded by the coding sequence ATGCTGGCTTTTGCGCCTTTTGCCAGCGCCGAAGGGTTGCATGTGATCCAGAGTGGGCCGGCCTACCTGAGCGCCGGTGTGGGGGTTTTCAACGGGGTCGGGATTCACCCCATTTCCGGCCCCAATCCGCGCGTACCGGAGATCAACGTCGAGTACCAGTCGGCCTCGAAACTTTTTGGGATTGGCGCCGTCTGGGGCCTCATGGCCAACACTCGGGGCGGATTCATGGGCTATACCGGCTTTTACTCGGATATTGCCTGGGACCGTTGGGTCTTGACCCCGGTTCTCGGCTTTGGTGGCTATGATGCTGGGAAGAACGGCAAAGATTTGGGCAGCATCTTTGAATTTCGTCTGGAATTGGGCCTCGCCTATCAGTTTGCCAATGGCGGGCGGCTCGGGGTCAAGATCGCGCACATTTCCAATGCCTACATCGTCAGTCAGGATCCTGGCGAGAACGAGGCTCTCGTCACCTATTCCTTCCCGCTCTCCTTCGGTGATCAGTAG
- a CDS encoding HlyD family secretion protein codes for MRWIKRFAVLIIVVLVAFGAYAYFQISDYYPSTDDAYVHAHVVNIAPRVTGHIVALYVRDNQIVQRGQPLLKIDPRAYEYKLEQAEAELAQAQRQRASIAAKIASAQAQIRANQINYANAARNADRAKALAAKRYLSVQAADDAQTKAAELQAQLQANRATFAGAVSEKSLNKARIAAAEAAVRMAKLDLSETTIYAPIAGVVSKVDKIHVGDVVSVNQDLFPLIGDQAYWIEANYKETDLDRIHPGLAATINIDMYPNHSFKGKVVSISGGAGNAFSLLPPENATGNWVKVTQRVPVRVDVLNPDPKLPLRIGTSATVTVSTKDIPGWVTFLQPFF; via the coding sequence ATGCGATGGATCAAGCGGTTTGCGGTGCTCATCATTGTGGTGCTGGTTGCCTTCGGCGCCTATGCCTATTTTCAGATCTCCGACTACTACCCAAGTACTGATGACGCCTATGTACACGCCCATGTCGTCAACATCGCTCCGCGGGTAACTGGTCATATCGTGGCCCTCTACGTGCGCGACAACCAGATCGTCCAGCGGGGACAGCCTCTCCTCAAAATCGATCCGCGGGCCTATGAGTATAAATTAGAGCAGGCCGAGGCTGAACTCGCCCAGGCACAGCGGCAGCGTGCCAGCATCGCTGCCAAGATCGCCTCGGCACAGGCGCAAATCCGCGCCAATCAGATCAATTATGCCAACGCCGCACGCAATGCCGATCGCGCCAAGGCGCTGGCCGCCAAACGGTATCTGTCGGTGCAGGCAGCAGATGACGCACAGACCAAAGCGGCTGAGTTGCAAGCGCAATTGCAGGCCAATCGCGCCACATTTGCCGGGGCCGTGTCAGAAAAATCGCTGAACAAAGCGAGGATCGCCGCAGCCGAGGCAGCAGTGCGTATGGCCAAGCTGGATCTTTCGGAGACGACGATCTACGCCCCGATCGCTGGGGTGGTCAGCAAGGTGGATAAAATCCATGTGGGAGATGTGGTGTCCGTCAATCAGGATCTCTTCCCGCTGATTGGCGACCAAGCCTACTGGATCGAGGCGAACTACAAAGAGACCGATCTCGACCGCATCCATCCGGGACTCGCAGCGACCATCAACATCGACATGTACCCCAACCACAGCTTCAAAGGCAAGGTAGTGAGCATCAGTGGTGGCGCCGGCAATGCCTTTTCTCTCTTACCCCCGGAAAATGCGACCGGTAATTGGGTAAAGGTCACGCAACGCGTGCCGGTGCGTGTCGACGTGCTCAATCCCGATCCGAAGCTCCCCCTGCGCATCGGTACGAGCGCAACGGTTACCGTCAGCACCAAAGACATCCCGGGCTGGGTAACCTTCTTGCAACCGTTTTTCTGA
- a CDS encoding YceI family protein — translation MKIRNVSSSVGLLLLLPVASMAASYHNLDGNPDGQYRIDPAHSGAYFTIGHVGITELTGRFNKISGTYRFDTQNPALDRVDISIPVASIDTDNQARDAILRSSKFFDAKKYPEIHFVSGSYHPTGAKTGLLTGKLSFHGVTHPVTFRVREIGAGDVPYLPKPWGGYLSGYVATTSIERSNYGLMAYLPQGLSNKIEIKVEIEGKRIGPA, via the coding sequence ATGAAAATACGCAACGTATCCAGTTCGGTCGGTCTCTTGCTGCTTCTGCCAGTCGCCAGTATGGCCGCCTCGTATCATAATCTGGATGGTAACCCCGATGGCCAGTATCGGATCGATCCCGCCCACAGCGGCGCCTATTTCACTATCGGTCATGTAGGGATTACCGAGCTTACCGGACGCTTCAACAAAATTTCCGGAACCTATCGCTTTGACACCCAGAATCCGGCTCTCGACCGGGTGGACATCAGCATTCCTGTCGCCAGCATCGATACCGACAACCAGGCGCGGGATGCCATTCTGCGCAGCAGCAAATTTTTCGACGCCAAGAAATACCCCGAGATCCACTTTGTCAGTGGCAGCTACCATCCCACTGGCGCAAAAACCGGTTTGCTTACCGGCAAACTCAGTTTTCACGGCGTCACCCATCCGGTGACGTTCCGGGTGCGGGAGATCGGCGCGGGAGACGTACCCTATCTGCCCAAGCCGTGGGGTGGTTACCTTTCCGGCTATGTGGCGACGACCAGCATCGAGCGTTCCAACTACGGCTTAATGGCCTACCTGCCGCAAGGCCTGTCGAACAAAATCGAGATCAAAGTGGAAATCGAAGGCAAGCGCATCGGGCCTGCCTGA
- a CDS encoding pyrimidine 5'-nucleotidase: MRKRRGQRRGAARADAILPRYLGLRRRPWPVYLFDLDNTLYDANVHCFPQMHGYMHAYLQERLGLGRAAAEALRQQYWRRYGTTLAGLMRHHDIDPHEFLQAIHPPALAATVPANPSLDRWLGSLDGPAYIFTNSIAAHAERVLARLQVTRHFLGIFDLSAAGLRGKPDVHAYRSLLRRYRAAARHCHFFDDSRPNLRTARLLGMRTTWIHPRRRQLGQLAKLPPACRKSLIGAK; encoded by the coding sequence TTGAGGAAACGACGCGGACAGCGACGCGGGGCAGCTCGTGCCGACGCCATTCTGCCCCGCTATCTTGGGCTGCGTCGCCGTCCCTGGCCGGTTTATCTCTTCGATCTCGACAATACCCTCTATGATGCCAATGTACACTGCTTTCCGCAGATGCATGGCTACATGCATGCCTATCTGCAAGAGAGGCTCGGTCTCGGGCGGGCCGCAGCCGAGGCCTTGCGACAGCAATACTGGCGCCGCTACGGGACCACTCTGGCGGGATTGATGCGGCATCACGACATTGATCCCCACGAATTTTTGCAGGCCATTCATCCGCCCGCATTGGCTGCCACGGTACCCGCCAATCCGTCCCTCGACCGCTGGCTGGGCAGCCTCGACGGGCCCGCATATATCTTTACCAATAGTATCGCGGCGCATGCCGAGCGGGTCTTGGCACGCTTGCAGGTGACGCGACATTTCCTGGGAATTTTCGACCTTTCGGCGGCGGGTTTGCGCGGCAAACCCGATGTCCACGCCTATCGCAGCTTGCTGCGGCGTTACCGTGCCGCTGCCCGCCACTGTCATTTTTTTGATGACAGCCGTCCCAACCTGCGTACTGCGCGTCTTTTGGGTATGCGCACCACCTGGATTCACCCGCGTCGCCGCCAGCTTGGGCAATTGGCGAAGCTGCCACCGGCTTGCCGCAAGTCATTGATAGGCGCAAAGTAG
- the argB gene encoding acetylglutamate kinase — protein sequence MSIDPRQQAEFLIEALPYMQRFQGSTLVIKYGGNAMTEPALQEQFAYDVTLLKQVGMNPVIVHGGGPQINALLQRLDLPSKMLDGMRVTDDATMEVVEMVLGGLVNKQIVQGIQRAGGKAVGLTGKDGNLIQADKLQRDDGVDLGWVGEVTRVNAELIRFLDAGGVIPVIAPIGVGAGGESYNINADLVAGALASTLHADKFVLMTNVAGVLDPAGKLYERLRIAQVQQLMGNGVITGGMIPKLRCCLDALAGGVRAAHIIDGRVPHALLLEVFTRLGVGTLISDLD from the coding sequence ATGAGCATCGACCCTCGTCAGCAGGCCGAATTCCTCATCGAGGCCTTACCGTACATGCAACGCTTCCAGGGCAGCACCCTGGTCATCAAATATGGCGGCAATGCCATGACCGAGCCCGCATTGCAGGAACAGTTCGCCTACGACGTCACACTGCTCAAACAGGTCGGGATGAACCCGGTCATCGTCCATGGCGGTGGTCCGCAGATCAATGCGTTGCTGCAGCGCCTCGATCTGCCTTCGAAAATGCTCGATGGCATGCGCGTGACCGATGACGCGACGATGGAAGTGGTGGAGATGGTGCTCGGTGGATTGGTCAACAAGCAGATTGTCCAGGGAATTCAGCGTGCCGGTGGAAAAGCGGTGGGGCTGACCGGCAAGGATGGCAATCTGATCCAGGCAGATAAGCTGCAGCGGGATGACGGTGTGGACCTGGGGTGGGTGGGGGAGGTGACGCGGGTCAATGCCGAGCTGATCCGCTTTCTCGATGCCGGCGGGGTGATCCCAGTCATTGCCCCCATCGGCGTCGGCGCCGGCGGAGAATCCTACAATATCAATGCCGATTTGGTGGCGGGCGCTCTGGCCAGCACCCTGCATGCCGATAAGTTCGTCCTCATGACCAATGTTGCCGGTGTGCTCGATCCGGCGGGCAAACTCTACGAGCGCTTGCGCATTGCGCAGGTCCAGCAACTGATGGGCAACGGTGTGATCACCGGTGGCATGATTCCCAAGTTGCGTTGCTGCCTAGATGCGCTTGCGGGAGGGGTGCGTGCCGCCCATATCATCGACGGTCGGGTGCCGCATGCGCTCCTGCTGGAGGTGTTTACTCGCTTGGGCGTGGGTACCCTCATCTCGGATCTCGATTGA
- a CDS encoding TetR/AcrR family transcriptional regulator, producing the protein MENDTPCASSEGEGCRRIIAAAEKLFADHGFDAVSMHAIATDAGISKANIYHYFPNKDALYLAVLQSAATSLRALLQAAVDENGTASEALHHFAVHHLQHLLARPRLVRLFLRELLEKGEPRARDLADAGLADLFASLVQILQLGQERGELRKDFDPALVATMLLGANVIFFQSRELLRQYPAVTFVDRPEEYDRAMVEVLLRGIRNRSEP; encoded by the coding sequence ATGGAAAATGACACGCCTTGCGCGAGCAGCGAAGGAGAGGGTTGCCGCAGAATCATCGCGGCGGCAGAGAAGCTGTTTGCCGATCACGGCTTCGATGCGGTTTCCATGCATGCCATCGCCACTGATGCCGGTATCAGCAAGGCCAATATCTATCACTATTTCCCCAATAAAGACGCTCTTTACCTGGCGGTGCTGCAGAGTGCCGCAACCAGTCTGCGCGCCCTGCTCCAAGCCGCGGTGGACGAGAACGGTACGGCCAGCGAGGCCTTGCACCATTTTGCCGTGCATCATCTGCAGCATTTGTTGGCGCGTCCACGATTGGTGCGTCTATTTCTGCGTGAGTTGCTGGAAAAGGGTGAGCCACGCGCCCGCGACCTGGCGGATGCTGGGCTGGCGGATCTTTTCGCCAGCCTGGTGCAGATTCTTCAGCTCGGCCAGGAACGGGGAGAGCTGCGTAAGGATTTCGATCCGGCGCTGGTGGCGACCATGTTGCTCGGTGCTAACGTCATTTTTTTCCAATCGCGCGAATTGCTGCGACAATATCCTGCCGTGACCTTTGTCGATCGCCCCGAAGAATACGACCGGGCGATGGTCGAAGTGCTATTACGCGGGATTCGCAACCGTTCTGAGCCATAG
- a CDS encoding zinc ribbon domain-containing protein: MKKLRRQWELEKQRCQSCGMPLCFDPEGGGSEADGSRSKTYCSYCYASGKFKEPDLQLAQMQQRARNLLRKRGQPWYVRAYMAHRIATLSRWRRK, translated from the coding sequence ATGAAAAAATTAAGACGGCAGTGGGAATTAGAGAAGCAACGTTGCCAAAGCTGCGGGATGCCTCTCTGCTTCGATCCCGAGGGCGGAGGTAGCGAAGCAGACGGCAGCCGCAGCAAGACGTACTGCAGCTATTGCTACGCTTCTGGGAAATTCAAGGAGCCCGATCTGCAACTGGCACAAATGCAGCAGCGCGCCCGCAACCTGTTGCGCAAGCGCGGTCAGCCCTGGTACGTACGCGCATATATGGCGCACCGGATTGCCACCCTGTCGCGATGGCGCAGGAAATGA
- a CDS encoding CDP-6-deoxy-delta-3,4-glucoseen reductase, whose product MTYRLRIEPSGHEMDIEANETILEAALRHGYALPYSCRSGTCATCKGKILAGSVDYGDVDEKMLPDEEMEAGFALFCQATPLTDLSIEAREVGAAAGIEIKTMPSRVARIVDLAPEVRALFLQLPSTQEFRFLPGQYIDILLKDGSRRGFSIANMPGPGAQLELHVKHVPGGQFTGHVFSGMKEKDILRFEGPLGTFFIRDDWPERPLLLAATGTGFAPIKGMLEQLFANDDSRDIHFYWGVRYAQEFYYQELLQEWQAAQPKFHFHPVVSRPDASWSGRTGYITAAISADFPQPKDLVAYLCGHPDMVFDLAESLEKSGLDSQYIFSDAFVFAKSKTS is encoded by the coding sequence ATGACTTATCGTTTACGCATCGAACCGAGTGGCCACGAAATGGACATCGAGGCCAACGAAACGATCCTTGAGGCAGCCCTGCGTCATGGCTATGCCTTACCCTACAGTTGTCGCAGTGGCACCTGTGCCACGTGTAAAGGCAAGATCCTTGCGGGATCGGTCGATTATGGGGACGTTGATGAGAAGATGTTGCCGGATGAAGAAATGGAGGCAGGTTTTGCCCTCTTTTGTCAGGCGACGCCATTAACCGATTTGTCGATCGAGGCGCGCGAGGTAGGTGCTGCCGCCGGGATCGAGATCAAGACAATGCCATCGCGGGTGGCGCGTATCGTTGACCTCGCGCCCGAGGTGCGAGCCCTGTTTTTACAGTTACCAAGCACGCAGGAATTTCGCTTTTTACCTGGCCAGTACATCGATATCTTGCTCAAGGACGGCAGTAGACGAGGCTTTTCCATTGCCAATATGCCGGGACCTGGCGCGCAGCTGGAGCTGCACGTCAAGCATGTTCCCGGTGGCCAGTTCACTGGCCACGTCTTTTCCGGGATGAAAGAAAAAGACATCCTCCGCTTTGAAGGTCCCCTTGGCACCTTCTTCATCCGTGATGACTGGCCGGAGCGCCCGTTGCTCCTGGCGGCAACGGGAACTGGCTTTGCGCCGATCAAGGGAATGCTGGAGCAACTTTTTGCCAATGACGATAGCCGCGACATCCATTTTTACTGGGGGGTGCGCTACGCCCAGGAATTTTATTATCAGGAGCTGTTGCAGGAATGGCAGGCAGCGCAGCCTAAGTTTCACTTCCATCCCGTGGTTTCACGTCCGGACGCCTCCTGGAGCGGAAGAACTGGTTATATCACTGCGGCAATCAGTGCGGATTTTCCCCAGCCAAAAGACCTTGTCGCCTATCTTTGTGGGCATCCGGATATGGTCTTCGACCTGGCCGAAAGTCTGGAGAAATCGGGTCTCGATTCGCAATACATATTTTCTGACGCTTTTGTATTTGCGAAAAGTAAAACGAGCTGA
- the rnt gene encoding ribonuclease T: MSVTPIAGRVRGFLPVVVDVETAGFDCQQHALLEIAAVVIAGESGALQPVQTLHYHIQPFADAVLDPRALAFNGIDPYHPLRGAIPEGEALRDLFRALRRQVREQGCRRAVLVGHNAHFDLSFLLAAAARENLKNNPFHPFSTLDTVSLSALALGETVLAKAVRKAGLDWDGKQAHSALYDAERTAALFCSIWNCFDQSEISPFSPLSGSASLLDRSST; encoded by the coding sequence ATGAGCGTGACCCCGATTGCTGGCCGCGTGCGCGGCTTTCTTCCGGTTGTCGTCGATGTCGAAACTGCTGGTTTCGACTGCCAACAGCATGCCCTGTTAGAAATTGCTGCGGTGGTGATTGCCGGGGAGAGTGGCGCGCTGCAACCGGTACAGACCCTGCACTATCACATACAGCCTTTTGCCGATGCCGTTCTTGATCCCCGTGCCCTGGCCTTCAATGGCATCGACCCTTACCACCCCCTGCGCGGTGCCATCCCAGAAGGTGAGGCCCTGCGTGACCTCTTTCGCGCCCTGCGACGCCAGGTGCGGGAGCAAGGTTGCCGTCGCGCGGTGTTGGTCGGACACAATGCCCATTTTGATCTTTCCTTTCTTCTCGCTGCCGCAGCACGAGAAAATCTCAAAAACAATCCCTTTCATCCCTTCAGCACCCTTGATACCGTTAGTTTGTCTGCCCTTGCGCTGGGCGAAACCGTGCTCGCCAAAGCAGTGCGCAAGGCCGGTTTGGATTGGGATGGAAAACAGGCGCATTCGGCCCTATATGATGCAGAAAGGACGGCTGCTTTGTTTTGCTCGATCTGGAACTGCTTTGATCAGAGCGAAATTTCGCCCTTTTCTCCACTTTCCGGGTCGGCGTCTCTTCTCGACAGGAGTAGTACATGA
- the fetB gene encoding iron export ABC transporter permease subunit FetB, translated as MQYAATGLFSHFSPWAIAGVFGLLGSAWALSAWQRLGVGRELWWSALRATVQLAIMGFVLGWLFRQESPPLLILFLALMIFTAGFFNRKRGAGIPHAYWVGTASIFLATTLTLAWMLVSGLVTWKGQSLVPIGGMIIGNSMNAVSLALNRLRSEVDQREDLLLAMLALGASERQAMRQLYAMVVRSSLIPTLDSLKSVGMIHIPGITAGMILAGMAPLAAVSMQLVVMLMLTAAVSLSVASAVVLAGPRALRFPARMDAA; from the coding sequence ATGCAGTACGCTGCGACCGGCTTATTCAGTCATTTTTCGCCGTGGGCGATTGCGGGCGTCTTTGGTCTCCTGGGCAGTGCCTGGGCGCTTTCTGCCTGGCAGCGGCTGGGGGTAGGGCGGGAGCTCTGGTGGTCGGCGCTGCGCGCCACCGTCCAGCTCGCCATCATGGGCTTTGTCCTGGGCTGGCTGTTTCGGCAGGAGTCACCGCCACTACTGATTCTGTTTCTTGCCCTGATGATCTTCACTGCCGGGTTCTTCAACCGCAAACGCGGGGCGGGGATTCCCCATGCCTATTGGGTGGGAACCGCAAGCATCTTCCTGGCTACCACGCTCACCCTGGCGTGGATGCTGGTCTCTGGTCTGGTCACCTGGAAAGGGCAGTCCCTGGTGCCGATTGGTGGGATGATCATCGGCAACTCGATGAATGCCGTGTCCCTGGCCCTGAATCGTTTACGCAGCGAGGTCGATCAGCGCGAGGATTTGCTCCTTGCCATGCTTGCCTTGGGTGCCAGTGAGCGTCAAGCGATGCGCCAGCTCTACGCGATGGTGGTGCGTAGTTCGCTGATTCCCACCTTGGACAGCCTGAAGAGCGTGGGCATGATCCATATCCCGGGTATCACTGCGGGGATGATTTTGGCGGGTATGGCACCGCTCGCAGCGGTATCGATGCAGTTGGTGGTGATGCTAATGTTGACCGCCGCGGTGAGCCTCAGTGTCGCCAGTGCCGTCGTCCTTGCCGGACCCCGCGCCTTGCGCTTTCCTGCGCGAATGGACGCAGCATGA
- a CDS encoding GNAT family protein, which produces MLAAEVHPADLDDLTACATNGTLDFITIDGVVAGLIATEPGEIDWVRGYVVIEEIMAPTRRGHGYAAQAQRLLTARLSETHGSESLIIGTIHHLNIASSQTATRAGRPEVMSYRFLSMS; this is translated from the coding sequence GTGCTCGCCGCCGAAGTCCACCCAGCCGACTTAGACGACCTCACTGCATGTGCAACCAATGGCACGCTTGATTTTATTACCATCGATGGCGTCGTTGCCGGCCTCATCGCAACAGAACCGGGCGAAATCGACTGGGTGCGAGGCTACGTGGTGATCGAAGAAATCATGGCCCCCACCCGTCGCGGCCATGGCTATGCTGCCCAGGCCCAACGCCTGCTCACGGCCCGCTTGAGTGAGACGCACGGTAGCGAGTCCCTCATCATCGGCACTATTCATCACTTGAACATTGCCTCATCCCAAACCGCAACCCGTGCCGGCAGGCCAGAGGTCATGAGTTACCGCTTCCTGTCGATGAGCTGA